One genomic region from Streptomyces sp. NBC_01304 encodes:
- a CDS encoding beta-ketoacyl synthase N-terminal-like domain-containing protein has translation MDEREILTRFKAGTLDRGRAAQLLAGIESSGGGATVTAGSLPGHATSPSALQPAAGAYAPAAPAAPKNGSAPDGGQLPAVEDRFAVVGMAGRYPLAPDLGAFWQNLRDGRDTSSAEPAGRPCRAPLASGQRGHFLAGAAEFDAEFFGLTSHEGRLMDPQERLFLETAWEALEDAGCTGARLDALTGSGGQPRGVGVFVGVSAADYALLAAENWARGGREMPRSGHWTLPGRLSGLLGLTGPGQAVDTGESSALVALHLAVGALRRGECAAALAGGVELLLHPSRGRDDAGEGVGAVVLKPLARALADGDRVHAVVTTTFTGPEDPEGASAPGPHGSAGLRETRESAVRRIGDAGAVTGLAAFTTAVLQLRHATRAPARDGAVAEAWPRPRDEQGGELPRRAVVDVRGESGLGAGAVLEEFVPPGRAAPSAGPAGTAWDDTVPRDELVLLSAPTPAHLAATAGRLADWLAAAVTDAGLAGHTSEGAGPQRVELADVARALRAGRAALPCRLALLVRDLPQLVAALREYATGRAPAEGADVRCADLREGVADPLSLGSVPETRDYLTALWRGGRIEQLTRLWLSGLDVDWAALEPATGRPAVALPFSAFLRQPLWLAHDTTATQTTAVAQTTAVAGTTVVASAPATEQAAPRTETEPTG, from the coding sequence ATGGATGAACGGGAGATCCTGACCCGGTTCAAGGCGGGCACCCTGGACCGCGGCCGGGCCGCGCAGCTGCTCGCCGGGATCGAATCGTCGGGCGGCGGCGCGACCGTGACCGCCGGTTCGCTGCCCGGGCACGCGACCTCGCCTTCGGCCCTGCAACCGGCCGCGGGCGCATACGCGCCCGCGGCCCCCGCGGCGCCGAAGAACGGTTCCGCGCCGGACGGCGGTCAACTGCCCGCCGTCGAGGACCGGTTCGCGGTCGTGGGGATGGCCGGGCGATACCCGCTCGCCCCCGACCTGGGGGCCTTCTGGCAGAACCTCCGCGACGGGCGCGACACCTCGTCCGCCGAACCGGCCGGCCGGCCGTGCCGGGCGCCCCTCGCCTCCGGACAGCGCGGTCACTTCCTGGCCGGAGCCGCCGAGTTCGACGCGGAGTTCTTCGGACTGACCTCCCACGAGGGGCGCCTGATGGACCCTCAGGAAAGGCTGTTCCTGGAAACGGCCTGGGAGGCGCTGGAGGACGCCGGCTGCACCGGAGCCCGTCTCGACGCCCTGACCGGAAGCGGCGGCCAACCCCGTGGCGTCGGCGTCTTCGTGGGTGTCAGCGCCGCCGACTACGCTCTGCTCGCCGCCGAGAACTGGGCCCGCGGCGGGCGGGAGATGCCCCGCAGCGGTCACTGGACGCTGCCCGGCAGACTGTCCGGCCTGCTCGGGCTGACAGGGCCCGGGCAGGCCGTCGACACCGGTGAGTCCTCCGCGCTCGTCGCGCTGCACCTCGCCGTCGGCGCCCTGCGCCGCGGGGAGTGCGCCGCCGCCCTCGCCGGCGGCGTCGAGCTGCTGCTGCACCCCTCCCGCGGTCGCGACGACGCCGGGGAAGGCGTCGGTGCCGTGGTGCTCAAGCCGTTGGCGCGCGCGCTCGCGGACGGGGACCGGGTGCACGCCGTCGTCACCACCACCTTCACCGGACCCGAGGACCCCGAAGGCGCGAGCGCACCCGGTCCGCACGGGAGCGCCGGCCTGCGCGAGACACGGGAGAGCGCCGTACGCCGCATCGGCGACGCCGGGGCCGTCACCGGACTCGCGGCATTCACCACGGCCGTACTCCAACTGCGGCACGCCACCCGCGCGCCCGCCCGGGACGGCGCGGTGGCCGAGGCGTGGCCGCGCCCGCGCGACGAGCAGGGCGGTGAACTGCCGCGCCGGGCCGTCGTGGACGTGCGCGGCGAGAGCGGGCTCGGAGCCGGCGCGGTCCTGGAGGAGTTCGTTCCGCCGGGCCGGGCCGCCCCGTCCGCCGGTCCCGCCGGCACCGCGTGGGACGACACCGTGCCCCGTGACGAACTGGTCCTCCTCTCGGCACCCACGCCCGCCCATCTCGCCGCCACCGCGGGCCGGTTGGCCGACTGGCTCGCCGCCGCGGTCACGGATGCGGGACTGGCGGGACACACCTCCGAAGGTGCGGGCCCGCAGCGGGTGGAGCTCGCCGATGTGGCGCGGGCCCTGCGCGCCGGACGGGCCGCGCTGCCCTGCCGGCTCGCGCTGCTGGTGCGCGACCTGCCCCAACTCGTCGCAGCCCTACGGGAGTACGCCACCGGCCGGGCCCCCGCCGAGGGCGCCGATGTGCGCTGCGCCGACCTGCGCGAGGGCGTCGCCGACCCGCTGAGCCTGGGCTCGGTGCCCGAGACACGGGACTACCTGACCGCGTTGTGGCGCGGCGGCCGCATCGAGCAGCTGACGCGGCTGTGGCTGTCCGGCCTCGACGTGGACTGGGCCGCCCTCGAACCGGCGACCGGACGGCCCGCGGTGGCGCTGCCGTTCTCCGCGTTCCTGCGGCAGCCGCTGTGGCTGGCCCACGACACGACAGCGACGCAGACGACAGCAGTGGCGCAGACGACAGCAGTGGCGGGGACGACGGTTGTGGCGTCGGCACCGGCGACGGAGCAGGCAGCTCCGCGGACGGAGACGGAGCCGACCGGATGA